The Natrinema salaciae genome includes a window with the following:
- a CDS encoding SDR family NAD(P)-dependent oxidoreductase: MDGLTAIVTGGTRGIGRAVAEAFGDDGATVVVGARDGDAVEETVDALEDAGATVAGHRTDVRDEYDVERLAKTASRAGEAAGIDIVVPAAGVYHGEAGRTPTDGESYAAFDDHWRTNGRGVYATIRESIPHLNDDARVLVPTGSVARNGNAGYGSYAISKATAEAVVRGFAADTEYVVGCLDPGIVATGLSGANGRDPDAVAPMFVWAATEADPAVLDGGVVGLREWKTATR, encoded by the coding sequence ATGGACGGACTGACGGCCATCGTGACCGGCGGGACGCGTGGTATCGGACGCGCCGTCGCCGAAGCGTTCGGGGACGACGGCGCGACCGTCGTCGTCGGTGCGCGAGACGGCGACGCGGTCGAGGAGACTGTCGACGCGCTCGAGGACGCGGGCGCGACTGTCGCTGGCCACAGGACCGACGTTCGAGACGAGTACGACGTGGAACGACTGGCCAAGACTGCCTCGCGAGCGGGTGAGGCGGCCGGCATCGATATCGTCGTTCCGGCTGCGGGCGTCTACCACGGTGAGGCGGGGCGGACGCCGACCGACGGCGAATCGTATGCCGCGTTCGACGATCACTGGCGGACCAACGGTCGCGGCGTGTACGCGACGATCCGCGAGTCGATTCCCCACTTGAACGACGACGCGCGGGTACTCGTTCCGACCGGATCGGTCGCCCGAAACGGGAACGCGGGATACGGCTCCTACGCGATCTCGAAGGCGACGGCGGAGGCGGTGGTTCGCGGTTTCGCCGCCGACACCGAGTACGTCGTCGGCTGTCTGGACCCCGGAATCGTCGCGACGGGGCTCTCGGGAGCGAACGGCCGCGATCCGGACGCCGTCGCCCCGATGTTCGTCTGGGCGGCGACCGAGGCGGATCCCGCAGTGCTAGACGGGGGGGTCGTCGGACTGCGCGAGTGGAAGACGGCGACCCGGTGA
- a CDS encoding phytoene desaturase family protein produces MESLAGESVVVIGSGIGGLSTACYLADAGADVRVIEKNEQLGGRASRLERDGFRFDMGPSWYLMPDVFERFFADFGHRPSDYYELEHLDPHYRIFFKDGDRVDVTPDLERTKAVFEEYEPGAGETLERYLEKSKENYEVGMEHFVYEDRSRLRDYLDLDVARQARGLSLLGSMQGHVEGYFDHPKLQQIMQYTLVFLGGSPTNTPALYNLMSHVDFNLGVWYPDGGIGSVIDAVVELGTELGVEYDTDRPATEIKGHTGGFEVETATGPVHADLVVSNADYAHTEQELLTPERRGHDADYWEQRTYAPSAFLLYLGVEGDVDELAHHTLVLPTDWEDHFEQIFDDPEWPDDPAYYCCVPSETDDDVAPDGHSALFVLVPIAPGLEDTPALRDAYRDTILDDIAANTGTALRDRIVLEERFCIEDFADRYNSYDGTALGLAHTLRQTSLFRPPHRSTAVDGLYFVGGDTTPGIGVPMCLISGELTAEKVLEDHGDGSRP; encoded by the coding sequence ATGGAATCGCTGGCCGGTGAGTCGGTCGTCGTGATCGGGAGTGGGATCGGCGGGCTCTCGACGGCCTGTTACCTCGCCGATGCGGGTGCCGACGTGCGCGTCATCGAGAAAAACGAACAGTTGGGTGGCCGAGCGAGTCGCCTCGAGCGGGACGGCTTTCGGTTCGACATGGGGCCGTCGTGGTACCTGATGCCCGACGTCTTCGAGCGCTTCTTCGCGGACTTCGGCCACAGGCCGAGCGACTACTACGAACTCGAACATCTCGATCCGCACTATCGGATCTTCTTCAAGGACGGTGATCGGGTGGACGTCACCCCGGACCTCGAGCGGACGAAGGCCGTCTTCGAGGAGTACGAGCCGGGTGCGGGCGAGACGCTGGAGCGCTATCTCGAGAAGTCGAAGGAAAACTACGAGGTCGGGATGGAGCACTTCGTCTACGAGGACCGGTCGAGGCTGCGGGACTATCTGGACCTCGACGTGGCCCGACAGGCGCGGGGGCTCTCGCTGCTGGGATCGATGCAGGGCCACGTCGAGGGCTACTTCGACCACCCGAAGCTCCAGCAGATCATGCAGTACACGCTGGTGTTTCTGGGCGGCTCCCCGACGAACACGCCGGCGCTGTACAACCTGATGAGCCACGTCGATTTCAACCTCGGCGTCTGGTACCCCGACGGGGGGATCGGCTCGGTCATCGACGCCGTCGTCGAACTCGGGACCGAACTCGGCGTCGAGTACGACACCGACCGCCCGGCGACGGAGATCAAGGGCCACACGGGCGGGTTCGAGGTGGAGACTGCGACCGGGCCCGTGCACGCGGATCTGGTCGTCAGTAACGCCGATTACGCCCACACCGAGCAGGAACTGCTCACTCCCGAACGGCGCGGCCACGACGCCGACTACTGGGAGCAGCGCACCTACGCCCCGTCCGCGTTCCTCCTCTATCTGGGCGTCGAGGGCGACGTCGACGAACTCGCCCACCACACGCTCGTGTTGCCGACCGACTGGGAGGACCACTTCGAGCAGATCTTCGACGACCCCGAGTGGCCCGACGATCCGGCCTACTACTGCTGTGTGCCCTCCGAGACCGACGACGACGTCGCGCCCGACGGCCACAGCGCCCTGTTCGTCCTCGTCCCGATCGCCCCCGGCCTCGAGGACACGCCGGCGCTCCGCGACGCGTATCGAGACACCATCCTCGACGATATCGCCGCGAACACGGGAACGGCGCTCCGAGATCGGATCGTCCTCGAGGAGCGGTTCTGTATCGAGGACTTCGCCGACCGGTACAACAGCTACGACGGAACGGCGCTGGGACTGGCTCACACGCTCCGGCAGACCTCGCTCTTCCGGCCGCCACACCGCTCGACGGCGGTCGACGGACTCTACTTCGTGGGCGGCGATACCACGCCCGGGATCGGCGTTCCGATGTGTCTCATCAGCGGCGAACTGACCGCGGAAAAAGTGCTCGAGGACCACGGCGACGGGAGTCGGCCGTGA
- a CDS encoding prenyltransferase, whose protein sequence is MTSDSTAPTEASVGEQLSYLLTLSRPRFWLYLAGPVLVGVAYAADTVGDLFAPAAIALFAYFLLPANVFLYGINDIYDREIDTANPKKEDREARYRGQGYVPVAVGLCSAVPVLFAPVLSRGALPWLIAFLVLGAAYSAPPARFKTRPPLDSVSNGLYITPGAAAYAAVAGVQPPLLAVAGGWLWAMGMHTFSAIPDIEPDRETGIRTTATVLGDRRTYAYCGACWLASAAAFGAIDGRLGALMLVYPALVAAIATASVAVDRAYWWFPAINTVVGAVLTMGGLWRVLYG, encoded by the coding sequence ATGACTTCGGACTCGACGGCACCGACCGAGGCCAGCGTCGGCGAACAGCTGTCGTACCTGCTGACCCTCTCGCGGCCGCGGTTCTGGCTGTATCTGGCGGGTCCCGTTCTGGTCGGGGTCGCCTACGCCGCGGACACCGTCGGTGACCTGTTCGCGCCGGCCGCGATCGCGCTGTTCGCGTACTTCCTCCTGCCGGCGAACGTCTTCCTCTACGGGATCAACGACATCTACGATCGCGAGATCGACACGGCGAACCCGAAGAAGGAGGACAGGGAGGCGCGCTATCGGGGCCAGGGATACGTTCCCGTCGCCGTCGGACTCTGTTCGGCCGTGCCGGTACTGTTCGCGCCCGTCCTCTCGAGGGGCGCGTTGCCGTGGCTGATCGCCTTTCTCGTCCTCGGCGCGGCCTACAGCGCCCCGCCAGCCAGGTTCAAGACGCGGCCGCCGCTGGATTCGGTCTCGAACGGGCTCTACATCACACCGGGTGCGGCCGCGTACGCCGCCGTCGCCGGCGTCCAGCCGCCCCTGCTCGCCGTCGCCGGCGGCTGGCTGTGGGCGATGGGCATGCACACCTTCTCGGCGATCCCCGACATCGAACCCGACCGCGAGACGGGAATCCGGACGACCGCGACGGTGCTCGGCGACCGCCGGACCTACGCCTATTGCGGCGCGTGCTGGCTGGCGAGTGCGGCCGCCTTCGGCGCGATCGACGGCCGGCTGGGTGCGCTCATGCTCGTCTATCCGGCGCTCGTCGCCGCGATCGCCACCGCGAGCGTCGCGGTCGACCGGGCATACTGGTGGTTCCCGGCGATCAACACCGTCGTCGGCGCGGTCCTGACGATGGGGGGGCTCTGGAGGGTGCTCTATGGATAG
- the cruF gene encoding bisanhydrobacterioruberin hydratase, which produces MDSGDSNRSPSRSGPGPGSEPNADSQPEPRRGDRTGDEPDSARVAVQRRLEALVRENRFTIAVIFPIVGAVTLVGSAVELLPPPLSYNPLLILFGTLVMRSPLVVALLPQVDRQAVACLGVLTAYTYAIELVGVRTGWPYGTFEYGIRLGPMLGGEIPLALPLFFVPLVLNAYLLTLLVLGDRARRVLPRLLAAIAAVVAVDLVLDPAAVAIGFWAYVPPGDYYGVPVSNYRGWLLSGTVAVVLVDLAFDRAALLERVRSCEFALDDLVSFVLLWGTINVLFGNWLAAGVAGLFCLGLFRTDRYGLAMVRTALPTGRSG; this is translated from the coding sequence ATGGATAGCGGCGACTCGAATCGGTCCCCCTCGCGATCGGGGCCGGGGCCAGGATCGGAACCGAACGCCGATTCGCAGCCGGAGCCGCGTCGCGGCGACCGCACCGGCGACGAACCCGATTCGGCGCGGGTCGCCGTTCAGCGCCGGCTCGAGGCGCTCGTCCGTGAGAACCGGTTTACCATCGCGGTGATCTTCCCGATCGTCGGCGCAGTGACGCTGGTCGGGAGCGCGGTGGAGCTCCTCCCGCCACCGCTGTCCTACAATCCACTGTTGATCCTGTTCGGCACGCTGGTGATGCGGTCGCCGCTGGTCGTCGCCCTGTTGCCGCAGGTCGATCGCCAGGCGGTCGCCTGTCTGGGCGTCCTGACGGCGTACACCTACGCGATCGAACTCGTCGGCGTGCGGACGGGCTGGCCCTACGGCACGTTCGAGTACGGAATCCGGCTCGGGCCGATGCTCGGCGGCGAGATCCCGCTCGCCCTGCCGCTGTTTTTCGTCCCGCTGGTCCTGAACGCCTATCTGCTCACGCTGCTGGTGTTGGGCGACCGGGCCCGGCGCGTTCTCCCCCGCTTGCTCGCGGCGATCGCCGCCGTCGTCGCCGTCGACCTGGTGCTCGATCCCGCGGCGGTCGCGATCGGGTTCTGGGCGTACGTTCCGCCGGGCGACTACTACGGCGTCCCCGTCTCGAACTACCGGGGCTGGCTCCTCTCGGGAACCGTCGCCGTCGTCCTCGTCGATCTCGCGTTCGACCGCGCGGCGCTGCTCGAGCGCGTCCGGAGCTGCGAGTTCGCGCTAGACGATCTGGTGAGCTTCGTGTTGCTCTGGGGTACGATCAACGTCCTCTTCGGAAACTGGCTGGCGGCCGGCGTCGCCGGGCTGTTCTGTCTCGGGCTCTTCCGGACCGACCGGTACGGTCTCGCGATGGTCCGGACGGCGCTGCCGACGGGGCGGTCCGGGTAG
- a CDS encoding phytoene/squalene synthase family protein → MQQEHIDAGKAIQKRTGKTFYLATRFLPERVRHATHVLYAFFRIADEVVDDADGVPPETQRAQLEDLRAQALGEAPPDDPVLEAFVELTERYGIADAEIDTFVDAMAADIETDRYETYADLESYMRGSAASVGVMMTAIMEPEAEEAALPHAVKLGEAFQMTNFLRDVREDVRERDRIYIPQETLREHGVDPAQIERLEHSESFAAAMADELHRTEELYREAVAGIRYLPEDCQLPVLLAAVLYAEHHTVIRAQEYDVLSREPSLSTTRKLWCLAKTRWHWHWNRDPEAVFQRVSAVPTAERERLGPEHGDGVPTR, encoded by the coding sequence ATGCAACAGGAACATATCGACGCAGGAAAGGCGATACAGAAGCGGACCGGGAAGACGTTCTATCTCGCGACGCGATTTCTCCCCGAGCGAGTGCGACACGCCACGCACGTCCTCTACGCGTTCTTCCGTATCGCCGACGAGGTCGTCGACGACGCCGACGGCGTCCCGCCGGAAACCCAGCGGGCCCAGCTCGAGGACCTTCGGGCACAGGCGCTCGGCGAAGCGCCGCCCGACGACCCCGTTCTCGAGGCGTTCGTGGAACTCACGGAGCGATACGGGATCGCGGACGCGGAGATCGACACGTTCGTCGACGCGATGGCCGCCGACATCGAGACCGACCGGTACGAGACCTACGCCGACCTCGAGTCCTACATGCGCGGCTCGGCGGCGTCGGTCGGGGTCATGATGACCGCGATCATGGAGCCGGAGGCGGAGGAAGCCGCGCTGCCCCACGCCGTCAAACTCGGCGAGGCGTTCCAGATGACGAACTTCCTTCGCGACGTCCGGGAGGACGTCCGCGAGCGGGATCGAATCTACATTCCACAGGAGACGCTGCGAGAGCACGGCGTCGATCCCGCACAGATCGAGCGCCTCGAACACTCCGAGTCGTTCGCCGCGGCGATGGCCGACGAACTTCACCGCACGGAGGAGCTCTATCGCGAGGCCGTCGCGGGCATCCGGTACCTGCCGGAGGACTGTCAGCTCCCGGTCCTGCTGGCCGCGGTCCTCTACGCGGAGCACCACACCGTCATCCGCGCACAGGAGTACGACGTCCTCTCCCGCGAGCCGTCGCTGTCGACGACCCGGAAGCTGTGGTGTCTCGCGAAGACGCGCTGGCACTGGCACTGGAACCGCGATCCGGAGGCGGTGTTCCAGCGGGTCTCGGCGGTGCCGACCGCCGAGCGCGAGCGGCTGGGTCCGGAACACGGCGACGGCGTTCCGACTCGGTAG
- a CDS encoding bacterio-opsin activator domain-containing protein has translation MASRNDLAASALETLPITAAVIDETGEILLTNQSWRAFSPETQTDHVGVDYIAMVTAADDEHARRALEGIEAVVEGDRDSFAMEYPCHSPDQKQWFLMRVSPFTDGDRRLVSLVHLEITDRKLAEIAAEENAERVREERRALEHVLERVDGLVRDVTDAAVSAETRDAIERDVCARLAETDPYVLAWIGRTDVTNRRLTPREWAGEDTVPLETDELVLGTDETHPAVRAFTDGEPQVIQDLAAFDDADRWWPTGADEHLHSVIALPLTYGDVTYGVLVVLADESGAFDERERFVLESLAETIATAMNALEVRRMLTTETVVSIELTIEDPSLFVTRVADAVDAAISYRGLTTDADGTPLCFLHADREIDADGVASPFPDGHDVTLLSGDESGTVLEVAVGDGIVTALSEHGGVIREFTAADGVADLTVDLPNGRSARSAYDALERRYDRVELVRYHETEEPTRATEDVTARLESSLTDRQLTALQKAYYANYFEWPRDVSGEELAASMDISRSTFHQHLRTAQRKLLDELFE, from the coding sequence ATGGCTTCTCGGAACGACCTCGCCGCATCGGCTCTCGAGACCCTCCCGATAACCGCCGCCGTCATCGACGAGACGGGAGAGATTCTATTGACGAATCAATCGTGGCGCGCGTTCAGTCCCGAGACCCAGACCGACCACGTCGGCGTCGATTACATCGCGATGGTCACGGCTGCGGACGACGAACACGCTCGCCGAGCGCTCGAGGGGATCGAGGCCGTCGTGGAAGGGGACCGCGACTCGTTCGCGATGGAGTACCCGTGTCACTCGCCGGACCAAAAGCAGTGGTTCCTGATGCGGGTCAGCCCCTTCACCGACGGCGACCGTCGACTGGTCTCGCTCGTTCACCTCGAGATCACCGACCGGAAACTCGCCGAGATCGCTGCCGAGGAGAACGCCGAGCGAGTCCGCGAGGAACGACGGGCGCTCGAACACGTCCTCGAGCGCGTCGACGGACTCGTCCGCGACGTCACCGACGCCGCCGTCAGCGCGGAGACCCGTGACGCGATCGAACGCGACGTCTGTGCGCGCCTCGCCGAGACCGATCCCTACGTTCTCGCCTGGATCGGTCGGACCGACGTCACGAACCGACGACTCACGCCCCGCGAGTGGGCCGGCGAGGACACCGTTCCGCTCGAGACCGACGAACTCGTGCTCGGTACCGACGAAACGCATCCCGCCGTCCGGGCGTTCACGGACGGCGAGCCGCAGGTGATCCAGGACCTCGCGGCGTTCGACGACGCCGACCGCTGGTGGCCGACCGGAGCCGACGAACACCTTCACTCGGTTATCGCACTGCCGCTCACGTACGGCGACGTCACCTACGGCGTTCTCGTCGTGCTCGCCGACGAATCCGGCGCGTTCGACGAACGTGAGCGGTTCGTCCTCGAGTCGCTGGCCGAAACGATCGCGACCGCGATGAACGCACTCGAGGTCAGACGGATGCTCACGACCGAGACCGTCGTCTCGATCGAGCTGACGATCGAGGACCCGTCGCTGTTCGTCACGAGAGTAGCCGACGCCGTCGACGCGGCGATCAGCTACCGCGGGCTGACCACCGACGCGGACGGGACGCCGCTCTGTTTTCTCCACGCCGACCGCGAGATAGACGCCGACGGCGTGGCGAGCCCGTTTCCAGACGGACACGACGTCACGCTCCTCTCCGGAGACGAGAGCGGCACCGTCCTCGAGGTCGCCGTCGGAGACGGAATCGTGACCGCGCTGAGCGAGCACGGCGGCGTGATCCGGGAGTTCACGGCCGCCGACGGAGTCGCCGACCTGACCGTCGACCTGCCCAACGGACGGTCCGCGCGGTCCGCGTACGACGCCCTCGAACGCCGGTACGACCGCGTCGAACTCGTGCGGTACCACGAGACCGAAGAACCGACGCGGGCGACCGAGGACGTCACGGCGCGGCTCGAGTCGTCGCTGACCGATCGACAGCTCACGGCGCTCCAGAAGGCCTACTACGCCAACTACTTCGAGTGGCCCCGGGACGTCTCGGGCGAGGAACTGGCCGCGTCGATGGACATCTCCCGATCGACGTTCCATCAGCACCTCCGGACGGCCCAGCGCAAGCTGCTCGACGAACTGTTCGAGTGA
- a CDS encoding carboxypeptidase-like regulatory domain-containing protein, with protein sequence MNRLVVLVAVAVCLTTFVGVGAAQSNGDVTVTVHVVADDGSDVGGASVTVAWDGGESTEQTASNGRALIDVPSGADVSIAVDDEEYVRNNPVEIGTVTNHTTETVTVYPPTDGEIAVVADDDPVESATVTLTKRGDDRAAAEGTTDSDGIFAVDDLETGVYDVTVTKPGYYEESTTVDLAAVDDASVDIEPGTAEVSFAITDAVLEEPLAADVTVLNDGERDSTISTNQNGERRIDLSVNTEYTVVVEAEGYGTLERELSVGESDTSRSYGIERTPTLALETSNERVILGETVGVTVTDEYGDPVEGATVRVDGSTVATTDAAGSASVPVETAGELEFVAEADGTTSDSVVVEGIDPDADGEDGADEGSDENETERTDADDPAAGDGMPGFGPSTAAIAVAAFVGGLIALRRS encoded by the coding sequence ATGAATCGCCTGGTGGTCCTCGTCGCCGTGGCGGTCTGTCTGACGACGTTCGTCGGCGTCGGGGCCGCCCAATCGAACGGGGACGTGACGGTCACCGTCCACGTCGTCGCCGACGACGGGAGCGACGTCGGCGGTGCGTCGGTGACCGTCGCGTGGGACGGTGGGGAATCGACAGAGCAAACGGCGTCGAACGGGCGGGCACTCATCGACGTTCCGAGCGGGGCGGACGTCTCGATCGCGGTCGACGACGAGGAGTACGTCCGGAACAATCCCGTGGAGATCGGAACGGTCACCAACCACACGACCGAAACCGTCACGGTCTATCCGCCGACGGACGGCGAAATCGCTGTCGTGGCGGACGACGACCCGGTCGAGTCCGCGACGGTCACGCTCACCAAACGCGGCGACGACCGCGCGGCGGCCGAGGGGACGACCGACAGTGATGGCATCTTCGCGGTCGACGACCTCGAGACCGGCGTCTACGACGTCACCGTCACGAAACCCGGCTACTACGAGGAATCGACCACCGTCGACCTCGCGGCGGTCGACGATGCGTCCGTCGACATCGAGCCGGGGACCGCAGAAGTCTCGTTCGCGATCACCGACGCCGTTCTCGAGGAGCCCCTCGCGGCCGACGTGACCGTCCTGAACGACGGCGAGCGGGATTCGACTATCTCGACGAACCAGAACGGCGAGCGACGTATCGATCTGTCCGTCAACACGGAGTACACCGTCGTCGTCGAGGCCGAGGGGTACGGGACGCTCGAGCGGGAGCTGTCGGTCGGCGAGTCCGATACGAGCCGGAGCTACGGGATCGAACGGACGCCGACACTGGCCCTCGAGACGTCGAACGAGCGCGTGATCCTCGGCGAGACCGTCGGTGTCACGGTTACCGACGAGTACGGCGACCCCGTCGAGGGTGCGACCGTTCGCGTCGACGGTTCGACCGTCGCGACGACCGACGCCGCGGGATCGGCGTCGGTACCGGTCGAAACGGCGGGCGAGCTCGAGTTCGTGGCCGAAGCCGACGGGACGACGTCGGACTCGGTCGTCGTCGAGGGTATCGATCCGGACGCGGACGGTGAGGACGGCGCGGACGAAGGGAGCGACGAGAACGAGACGGAACGTACCGACGCTGATGACCCGGCGGCTGGGGACGGGATGCCCGGCTTCGGGCCGTCGACCGCAGCGATCGCAGTCGCCGCGTTCGTCGGCGGACTGATCGCTCTCCGTCGGTCGTAG